Proteins from a single region of Nomascus leucogenys isolate Asia chromosome 21, Asia_NLE_v1, whole genome shotgun sequence:
- the LOC100607320 gene encoding 40S ribosomal protein SA-like, whose protein sequence is MSGALDVLQMKEEDVLKFLTAGTHLGGTNLDFQMEQYIYKRKSDGIFFINLKRTWEKLLLAARTIVAIENPAVVSVISSRNTGQRAMLKFAAATGATPIAGRFTPRTFTNQIQAAFWEPRLLVVTDPRANHQPLMEASYVNLPTIALCNTDSPLCYVDITIPCNNKGAHSVGLMWWMLAREVLCMHGTISREHPWEVMPDLYFYKDPEEIEKEEQAAAEKAVTKEEFPGEWTAPAPEFTATQPEVADWSEGVQVPSVPIQQLPTEDWSAQPATEDWSTAPTAQATEWVGATTE, encoded by the coding sequence ATGTCCGGAGCCCTTGATGTCTTGCAAATGAAGGAGGAGGATGTCCTTAAGTTCCTTACGGCAGGAACCCACTTAGGTGGCACCAATCTTGACTTCCAGATGGAACAGtacatctataaaaggaaaagtgatgGCATCTTTTTCATAAATCTGAAGAGGACCTGGGAGAAGCTTCTGCTGGCAGCTCGTACCATTGTTGCCATTGAAAACCCTGCTGTTGTCAGTGTTATATCCTCCAGGAATACTGGCCAGAGGGCTATGCTGAAGTTTGCTGCTGCCACTGGAGCCACTCCAATTGCTGGCCGCTTCACTCCTAGAACCTTCACTAACCAGATCCAGGCAGCCTTCTGGGAGCCACGGCTTCTTGTGGTTACTGACCCCAGGGCCAACCACCAGCCTCTCATGGAGGCATCTTATGTTAACCTACCTACCATTGCTCTGTGTAACACAGATTCTCCTCTGTGCTATGTGGACATTACCATCCCATGCAACAACAAGGGAGCTCACTCAGTGGGTTTGATGTGGTGGATGCTGGCTCGGGAAGTTCTGTGCATGCATGGCACCATTTCCCGTGAACACCCGTGGGAGGTCATGCCTGATCTCTACTTCTACAAAGATCCTGAAGAGATTGAGAAAGAAGAGCAGGCTGCTGCTGAAAAGGCAGTGACCAAGGAGGAATTTCCGGGTGAATGGACTGCTCCAGCTCCTGAATTCACTGCTACTCAGCCTGAGGTTGCAGACTGGTCTGAAGGTGTGCAGGTGCCCTCTGTGCCTATTCAGCAGTTACCTACTGAAGACTGGAGCGCTCAGCCTGCCACAGAAgactggtctacagctcccactGCTCAGGCCACTGAATGGGTAGGAGCAACCACTGAATAG